A stretch of the Macaca mulatta isolate MMU2019108-1 chromosome 14, T2T-MMU8v2.0, whole genome shotgun sequence genome encodes the following:
- the OR6X1 gene encoding olfactory receptor 6X1 has protein sequence MRNGTVITEFILLGFPVIQGLQTPLFIAILLIYILTLTGNGLIIAIVWAMPRLQIPMYFFLCNLSFLEIWYTTTVIPKLLETFVVARTVICISCCLLQAFFHFFLGTTEFLILTIMSFDRYLAICKPLRYPTIMTSKLCLQLALSSWVVGFTTVFCQMMLLIQLPFCGNNVINHFYCDVGPILKAACIDTSILELLGVLATVLVIPGSLLFNMISYIYILFTILRIPSATGRQKTFSTCASHLTVVSLLYGAVLFMYLRPTAHSSFKINKVVSVLNTILTPLLSPFIYTIRNKEVKGALRKAMTCPKTGHAK, from the coding sequence ATGAGAAATGGGACGGTAATCACAGAATTCATCCTCCTAGGCTTTCCTGTTATCCAAGGCCTACAAACACCTCTCTTTATAGCAATACTTCTCATCTACATATTAACCCTTACAGGCAATGGGCTTATTATTGCCATTGTGTGGGCTATGCCCAGGCTACAAATTCCAATGTACTTCTTCCTTTGTAATTTGTCTTTCCTAGAGATCTGGTACACCACCACAGTCATCCCCAAACTGCTAGAAACCTTTGTAGTGGCAAGAACGGTAATCTGCATTTCCTGCTGCCTGCTGCAGGCCttcttccacttcttcctggGCACCACCGAGTTCTTGATCCTCACTATCATGTCTTTTGACCGCTACCTGGCCATCTGCAAGCCCCTTCGCTACCCCACCATCATGACCAGCAAACTCTGCCTGCAGCTGGCCCTGAGCTCCTGGGTGGTGGGCTTCACCACTGTCTTTTGTCAGATGATGCTGCTCATCCAGTTGCCGTTCTGTGGCAATAATGTTATCAATCATTTCTACTGTGATGTTGGACCCATTTTGAAAGCCGCCTGCATAGACACCAGCATTTTGGAACTCCTGGGTGTCCTGGCAACTGTCCTTGTGATCCCAGGGTCACTCCTCTTTAATATGATTTCTTATATCTACATTCTGTTCACAATCCTACGGATTCCTTCAGCCACGGGCCGTCAGAAGACCTTCTCTACCTGTGCCTCGCACCTGACCGTTGTCTCCCTGCTCTATGGGGCTGTTCTGTTCATGTACCTAAGACCCACAGCACACTCCTCCTTTAAGATTAATAAGGTCGTGTCTGTGCTAAATACTATCCTCACCCCGCTTCTGAGTCCCTTTATTTATACCATTAGAAACAAGGAGGTGAAGGGAGCCTTAAGAAAGGCAATGACTTGCCCAAAGACTGGTCATGCAAAGTAA